CCGCCGTGGGTGAAGGGCATGGCGCAACCGGAGCAGCTTCGATGGTGACGGGCAGCAACATCGGCGAGGGCTGCGGCGGCGCTGGCGTCTGGGGCTGCTCTTGCGTGCTCAGGTGCATCCGGCGCCATGCGAACAGCAGGTTCGAGTTGATGCCGGCCTGCAGCGCGACGGCGGCCACTGACGCGCCGGGCACCAGGCTTCGTGCGACCAGCTCGCGCTTGAACATCGGGCTGTGCTCGCGCCGACGGCGCTTGCTCGGGGTGTCTTGATCGTTCATTGATGTGCATTAGCGGTTCTTCATGCACACCATCGCAGCGTACATGGACCACCGATCCTGCACATCAGCCCTCAGCAAAAACAGAGGGTACTGAGAAGACGCTTACGGTATGCCAGAGTGCTTTTGAAGGATGAAATGGCCTCGAAACGCGCCCCAGCAAAACTCGCCGAAAAATGACCCTATTTCGCCGTTTTGCATTTCCGTCTGCAAAATCGGAAAGCTGCTCTATATAAATCAACAACTTAGCGCACCCCTGCATTTCGCTATTTCATTTATTCCGTGCAAAAAAGAAATACTCGACAAATTTAAGGGGATATTTTGTGATCGGGGGAGATGGCGTTCAGGGCGCAAATCATTCCATTGGCGGCCAAAGGTTGGCCCTCGCCTGCGCCAGCTGCCGCAGCTTCACCAGCTCAGAAGGCATGGGGAGGACCCCGATGTTGGCGAGCGCCTGTATCGCGTCGCGCTTGGACCAAATGTCCGTCTTGTCGCTTGTGAGGAAAACCGAACAGCCGGCCTTGACCGCTGAATCGAGGTGCTGTGTATCGACCTGGGCGCCCAGCAACTTGCGTAGCGCTTCAAAGAATGTGTGAATCGCGTTTGCTTGTCCCTATGCACGCCGGGGCTTGATCAGTGGGCGGCGTAGGTCGCGTGAGCTATACGCCAAACGCTGCGATCGTGCAGCACCAAATGCAGCTTAAACCGCAGTGACCAAGGACGCTTCATGCCGTTGATCGTGGCGTCAAAGACGCCTCGGCCGTGCAATTCGGCTGTCGATCCTGCTAGATGGAGAGACAGCGCCGACACCTTCACGTCGATGTGGTGGTAGTCGAAGTGCCCGTCGCGCACGACGCCCAGCCACTCGGCGCGCGGTTGAACGTAGCCGGTGATATGCGTGAGCGTGAAGCCGGGTTCGAGCAGATCGTCCAGCACGTCGATGCGAGCCGCGACCATTGCCTCGTGGTAGGCGTGCAGCAGTTGCAGAACTGCTGTGTGTTCTTTGGGTTGAGTATTGTTGGTCATGACGGGACTGGCTCAACCATCGGCCGTCGACGGGTGATGCACACCAGCACTGTAAGCAGCGCCATGCTCAGCAGCACGGCACCAGCGCCCAGTGCAGCAGCGATGCGATGGACGGCTTCGGCCAAGGAGGTTGCTGCGGCCGGTGCGGTGGCACACGCATATACAACCACCATCACCGGCAGGCCGAGCGCGCCACCGAGCTGATGCGCCACGCCTACCAAGCCCGAGGCCGAGCCTGCATCTTCGGGCGCCACGCCCGTGATGCCCGAGATCGTCAGCGACGCAAGGGCGGAGCCGATGCCAGCACCCACCAGTAGCATCGGCACGGCAACGCCGGTGACGAAGGGCGTGTCTGTGCTCAGTAATCCCAGCCACGCCATGCCGATGATCGACAGCAACGGCGCTCCGCTGAGCACCGTCCCCTGACCGAAGCGCTGCGCTATTCGTGGCGCCGCCAACGCACCGAGAAAATTTACCAGCATCGACGGGAAGAACGCGATGCCCGCCCACAGCGGCCGCATACCAAGCACGCCTTGCAGGTACTGGGTTGTGTAGAAGAAAAAACCCATTGCCGAACGCATGGCACGCGAGCCAATCAACCACGCAGGTGTCGTCCCCAGTCCGATGGCGAGCGAGGCAGCAGTGAAGATGCCTAGCCCGATCATGAAGACGAGGCAACGGCCCAATAGGTCACCGGCGCGTGCGCCCAGCAGCATGAAGCCGCCGAAGGCCAGTGCGTAGGAGTTTTGCACCCACGACAGGCCGGCAGCGGAGAACCCAAGGCCATCGCGGATCGAAGGCAAACCGGTGATCACGATCGAATTGCCAATCACGATCATCGCGTAGCCGGCCAGCAGCAAGCTCTTCTCGCGGCGAGGGCTCTCTGTGTTCATTGTGAGCAACTAGTGTGTTTCGATTTTCGGCTCAACCTGGTGTAGGCAACTTGCCAGCACGCATGGCGGCGATCACACCGCCATCGATCAGCAGGTCGGCGCCGGTGATGAAGCCGGCGTCCGAGCCGAGCAGGAACGACGCTGCGATCGCAATCTCATCGGGTGGCGCCATGCGCTTGGAGGGGGATTCAGCCACCATGCCGCGATAAATATCGCCGATCTCCGACTCAAGCTCATGTCGTGCCAGCGGCGTCACGATGATGCCCGGGCTCAGCGCATTGACGCGTGCGCCGCGCTCGCCCCAGGTCATCGCGGCAGCCTGCACGCGCAACATATTGGCGCGCTTAGCCATCATGTAGGCGACCAGAGTGTTCGGGATAGCGTCTCCCTGCAAGAATGGCAGATCCAGGAGTTCTTCGGTGGGGGTATAGGCGAGCGCTCTGTCTTGCTCCGGTGGAAGAGCCGGCATCATGTGGCCCGCCATGCTGGAGATGACCAGACCCGATCCGCCGCTGGCGACAACGTGTTCAAACTCGTCAAACACGACGGCTGTGCCGTACAGATCGACTTTAAGAATCTGGTCGACGGGAGCCATGTTCGGTGAAAGGCCCGCCGTGTTGATGACCTGTACCACGGGCCCGAGCGCTGCCGCGGCCCTTGCCAATGCCTGCACCGATTCGCGAGAGGAAACGTCGACGGGGTGGGTTTCGACTGCATAGCTTGCGCCGCGCAATTCGGCTGCTGCGGATTCGAGCGTCTTCTCGTTGAAATCAGCAAGCAACAACGTCTTGCCAAACCCTTGCCGGCGCGCAATTGCAATGCCGATACCACCGGCGCCGATCACTACCACTACGTCTTTTCTCATGTAAATCTCCTACTGGACGGGTCGAACATAAAAGGCTCCCGATGGCGCGGCGCAGAACGAGGTCTTTCACCCGCAGGTCAATCCGCCACCTGGCTGCCCCGTTGTCTGGTAGCTGGTGGAGATCGGGAGTTCAGAAGGACTTTAGGGATAAGTGGCGATTGCGACTAGACTGCTAGATATGGATAGACCCATAAGGAGTTCTTATTAATGGCGCGTTTCGACGATTTGGCCGCATTTGCTGCAGTCGTGCGTGCAAAGAGCTTCACGCGGGCGGCAGCACAAATCGGTGTGTCGCAATCGGCGTTGAGCCAAACTGTTCGTACGCTTGAGCGCAAGCTCGATCTAAAGCTGTTGAACAGAACGACGCGCAGCGTATCGCCGACTGAAGCAGGGCAGCGCTTGTACGACACAGTCGCGCCGCGTTTCTCAGACATCGAGACCGAGCTTGCCGTTCTTGGTGAGCTCCGTGGCAAGGCAGCAGGAACCGTGAGGATCTCCGCGACCGAGCACGCCGTGCGCAGCGTGATTTGGCCACGCTTAGAACCATGGCTAAGCAACTATCCTGACATTCGCATTGAGATCAGTAGCGATAATCGGTTCATTGATATCGTCGCGGACCGCTATGACATCGGTGTGCGGCTAGGTGGAGATGTGGCAAAAGACATGATTGCGGTGCGCCTGGCAACGGACATGAAGATGGCTGTTGTCGGCAGTCCGACCTACTTCGCAGCTAGGGGAATGCCGACTTCACCGCAGGATTTGACAGAGCACGACTGCATCGGAATGCGACTTCCCACGCATGGCGGGCTGATGACATGGGACTTCCAGCGTCGTGGGCGCAGCATGACCGTCCACGTTTCAGGACGTCTGATATTCAGCAACGGCGATTTGATCGTGTCAGCCGCGACAACGGGACACGGGCTTGGCTGGGTTCCCGAAGACATGATCTTAGACCAGATTGCCAACGGCAGGTTAGTTCGAGCGCTTTCAGATTGGTCTATCACTTATCCAGGCTATCACCTGTACTACGCCAGCCGCAGAGCCTCACCTGCGCTCAGTCTCGTGATCGAGGCGCTCCGCGCCACGAGCAACTAGTGTCCTGTCCCGTTAATTCGCCCGCATAGTCTGGCGAGTTTTTCGAGGATGGAGTCTGCTGTAGCTGTCCAAGTAAACGGCTGGCAGGACTGGTTGTAATTCGCGATGAATGTGTCGATCTTGTTGATCAGATCCTTCACGCTGGTGAACGAGCCACGGCGGATTGCCCGCGTGGTGATGATCGAGAAGAAGCGCTCGACCTGATTGAGCCAGCTTGAATAGGTCGGAACGAAGTGCATGTGCCAGCGAGGCCGCTCGGCCAACCAAGCGCGCACCTTTGGATGCTTGTGGCTGGCGTAGTTATCAGCTATGCAGTGCACATCCAGTTCGTCGGGCACTGCCTTGTCGATGGCGCGCAGGAAGGCAAGGAACTCTTGATGACGATGCCGGGGCCGGCACTGCGCGATCACTTGGCCATTCATCACGTTCAGGGCCGCGAACAAGGTGGTGGTGCCGTGGCGCACGTAGTCGTGCGTGACACCTTCGACATAGCCAAACCCCATTGGCAGCATCGGCTGCGTACGCTCCAAAGCTTGGCATTGGCTCTTCTCGTCCACGCACAGCACCAGCGCGTTGTCAGGTGGGTTCAGGTACAGCCCCACAACGTCGCGCAGCTTCTCGATGAACAGCGGATCGGTCGACAGCTTGAAGCTGTCGGCCCGGTGCGGCTTGAGGTTGAAGGTCTGCAGATAGCGCGCCACCGTGCTCTTGCTGATGCCCGTATCGGCGGCCAGCGTGCGGGTGCTCCAGTGGGTACCCCCATCAGCAGGCTTGGTGTGCAACGTCTTGGTAATCAACTCAGCAACACGCTCGTCATCTACCGTGCGGGGGCGACCCGGGCGCAACTCGTCGTAAAGCCCTGCAATGCGATGGCGCGCATAGCGCCCGCGCCACTTGGTGACAGTGCTACGACTGATCCCCAGAGCCTGCGCAACCGCGGTGCTGGCTTTATCTGTGCCTTCGCAAGTCAGCACGATGCGCGCCCTGAGCGACAACGCCGCTGGCAGCGAACGTGATCGCGCCATGGACGTCAGTTCCGCGCGCTCCACTTCACTAAGCGCAATTTCTGTTCGGGTCGTTGCATTGGGCATGGCGGCACCTCAAGGATGGCCCGAAACCATGCAGCTATCGTGCCTGCGAATTAACGGGACAGGACACTAGATGGCCACTGGCTAGCTGCAATCACCGCAGTACCTTGAGCTTTGCTTGCAGTTTTGTATGCACTAGACAGAGCTCAGGATGGATCCTACCAACGTAAGCGTCTTCTCAGTACCCTCTGTTTTTGCTGAGGGCTGATGTGCAGGATCGGTGGTCCATGTACGCTGCGATGGTGTGCATGAAGAACCGCTAATGCACATCAATGAACGATCAAGACACCCCGAGCAAGCGCCGTCGGCGCGAGCACAGCCCGATGTTCAAGCGCGAGCTGGTCGCACGAAGCCTGGTGCCCGGCGCGTCAGTGGCCGCCGTCGCGCTGCAGGCCGGCATCAACTCGAACCTGCTGTTCGCATGGCGCCGGATGCACCTGAGCACGCAAGAGCAGCCCCAGACGCCAGCGCCGCCGCAGCCCTCGCCGATGTTGCTGCCCGTCACCATCGAAGCTGCTCCGGTTGCGCCATGCCCTTCACCCACGGCGGCGGCGCCTCGTCAGCCTGGCGGGACCATCGAGATCGATGTCGGCGGGGCGAGGGTGCGATTGCGCGGTGCAGTCGACGAAGCCAGCGTGCGCCATGTCCTGCAGACGCTCAAGGCGCTGGCGTGATCGGCCTTCCCACGAGCACCCGCGTCTGGATCGTTGCCGGCCACACCGACATGAGGAAGGGCTTCAACGGCCTGTCTGCGATGGTGCAGACGGCGCTGGCGGCCAACCCCTTCTGCGGTCACGTCTTCGTCTTCCGCGGCCGGCGCGGCGACATGCTCAAGGTGCTGTGGTTCGATGGCCAGGGATTGCTTCTGCTGGCCAAGCGCCTGGAGCGCGGCCGATTCGTCTGGCCGCAGGCGCAAGGCGGCAAGGTCTCGCTCACGCCGGCACAGCTCTCGATGCTGCTCGAAGGCATCGACTGGCGCATGCCGATGCGCACAGATCAGCCTGCGCTCGCAGCTTGAACTGGGCTCAAGAATTCGTCTTCTGAACGCGCTGGTCGCGGTCGATTCCGGGTAGGTCCGATGGCATAGTAGATGGCGTGCCGAACACCGCCAACGCACCCCACACCGTCGACTCGCTGCTGCGTGTCGTGCAGGCCCGTGACGCGGAAGTCGCCCTGCTCAAACTGCTCGTCGACAAGCTCAAGGTGCAGTTGCTGCGCCAGGTCCGCGCCCGCTTCGGCGCCTCCAGCGAGCAGTTGGACGATCCGCAGATCGCATTGATCGAAGGTCTGCCGCTGCATGAACTCGCACCGGTCGGCAAGACACCGAAGGCGCAAGCGGCCAACAGCGAAGGCTTCGACCGCAGCCTGCCCACACACCTGCCGCGGGAGAACCATGTGTACCGGCCCGAGACATCGGATGCGCGGCGCGATGCCGCCGGCCAGGCCTGCGGCTGCAGCGCATGTGGTGGTCGGCTGCGGCAGATCGGCCAGGACGTCTCGGAACAACTGGAGTACGTGCCCTCGCGCTTCAAGGTGATCCGCCACGTGCGCCCCAAGCTCGCCTGCATGGCGTGCGAATCGATCTTCCAGGCGCCAGCGCCCAGCCGGCCCATCGCACGCGGCGTGGCCGGCCCCGGGCTGCTGGCCCACGTGCTGGTCGCCAAGTATTGCGACCACCAACCGCTGTACCGCCAGAGCCGGATCTACGCACGCGAGGGCGTCCTGATCGAGCGCTCCACGATGGCTGGCTGGGTCGGCCAGAGCGAGAAGCTCTTGCACCCACTGGTCGCAGCGCTCGGGCGCTACGTGCTGGCGGGCTCCAAGCTCCACGCCGACGACACGCCAGTGGCGGTGCTCTCGCCCGGGCGGGGCAAGACCAAGACCGGGCGGCTCTGGGTCTACGTGCGTGACGATCGGTCATCTGCGAGTGCAGACGCGCCCGCGGCGTGGTTGCGTTACTCGCCCGACCGCAAGGGTGAACATCCTCAGGCGCACCTGAAGAACTTCAAGGGCGTGTTGCAGGCCGATGCGTATGCCGGCTTCGCCAAGCTCTATGCAAACGGCAACGTCATCGAGGCTTCGTGCTGGGCGCATGCGCGCAGACCATTCTGGGATCTGCACGAGAGCCAGGGGCGGGCGCAGGGCTCGGTTGCAGAACAGGCCCTTCGGCGCATCGGTGCGCTGTATGCGATCGAATCCGACATCCGCGGCCGCCCACCGGATGAGCGCTGCCGGGAGCGGCAGGCGCGAGCCGGGCCGTTGCTCGAGGAACTGTTCGCCTGGTTGCGAGGGATGCTCGGGCAGGTGTGTGCCAAGTCGGAACTCGCACGCGCCATCGGCTACACGCTCACACGGCTCCGGTCGTTGACGCGCTACCGTGACGACGGTCGCATCGAGATCGACAACAACGCCGCCGAGCGCGCGCTGCGCGGCGTGAGCCTGGGCCGCAAGAACTTCATGTTCATGGGCTCGGACGCTGGGGGCGAGCGCGCCGCGGCCATCTACAGCCTGGTGGAGACGGCCAAGCTGAACGGGCTCGACCCCGAGGCTTACCTGCGCGATGTGCTCGGGCGCATTGCGGACCATCCGATCAATCGCATCGACGAGTTGCTGCCGTGGAACATCGGCCGACACGCCGAAGACCAACGACAAGCAGCTTGAGCATGGCGAGCAAGGTCCAACGGATCAAGGCACCAGCGGCGATCCTGCAACTGCACATTGAATTGCGCGGCACCAAGCCCAAGGTCTGGCGCCGCGTCCTGGTGCCAGAGACGATCACCCTGGCCAAGCTGCATCTTGTGGTCCAGGCTGCCTTCGGCTGGGGCCACTCGCATCTGCACGAGTTCATCGCTGGCGACGGCGAGCGCTATGGCACGCCAGACCCGATGCACGACGAGCCTGGCTCGATCACCAGCGAAAGCACGCGACTGACCACTGCCCTGAACCGGTCGACGCTGAGCTACGTCTACGACTTCGGGGACTACTGGGACCACCGCATCAAGGTCGAGAAGAAGATCGCACCGATGCCGCAGTTCGTGCTCCCGTTCTGTGCCGGCGGTGCCTGTGCAACGCCGCCGGAGGATTGCGGAGGCGCACCGGGCTATGCGGAGTTCGTGCGGGCCATGGCGAACCCTGACGATCCCGAGCACGACAACCTGGTCGAATGGATCGGTGCCGATACCTGGGACCCGTTGGCCTTCGACAGCATCGAGATCAACGACCGGCTCGCCGCGATCAAGGTCTGAGCGACGATGTCTCGGACGAACTACATCAAGGCCCTGATCGAGGACGGCGGCGACATCACGATCGGTGCGCTGCCACCGCACGAGTGCGTCGCCACGGCCGCCGATGGCAGCAACTGCCTGGCCATGCTCGTGCGTCGCGACGGTGAGAGCCTCAACGTCCTGCTCAAACGCTTGAACAAGGCCATCGGCCTGGCTTGGTCAAACGACACGTTCGTTGACGAGGTCAACGACGGCGAGAGCGACCTGCTGTAGTTCTTCCGTCGATCCCGCGTCAAGAGGGGGGCTGAGACGGCGCTTACGACGTTCCGTCATGACGGTCAGAGACTGCGGGATATCCCGAATGTCTTGGGTGCTCTTACCAATGTTCGTTTTCTTGGTCTGGAGCTTGTCCTTGGACTGAATCTCGGCTGCTTCCTTAACGGTCACAGTGCCCATCGTTGCTTCAGGCGCGGTTTGCGCCCAACTGCTTACAGAGGCCGCGAGCATCAAAGCGCCCAGGGGCAGTAGTGCCTTGTCGGATGCAAGGCCCGTTACCGTAGATTGCGTCAAAGGGAGAGGTTTTTTGGGCGCAGCATGCTGCTGCGTCGCTGGGCGCGCGATTTGGACAAGATTAACTCCAGGAGCAGGGGGAAAGGGGCGGCGGATGGATACGCCAAGCCGACAACGGGCGGGAGCTAGGGGTGCCTGGCTAAGCGCTCGCAGTGCATCAGGATGTTATATATAATGAGTAGTATTCGCATTCACCATGATGCGTAGGCGCTACAGATACCACTGTCTCGAAAGATGAAAATGATTACTTTACATAACTTCATGTAAAGCGTCGCCAAACGCGCGGCCTGCTTAGCTCAGTAGATTCGGGAATTTTCGAAGCATTGCCAGCAACCGCTTCACCTATGAAAGACGGCGATTTCGCCAAAAATGCTTAGGCGCGAATGACGATGTCGCGGCCCTCGAAGCTGAGACCAGCAGCGCGCGCAGCTGCAATCAGGCGGTCATAAAGATCAGCGTCATCAATCGCCGTGATACGCCCTGTCTTAGAGCACTCCAGGCGTACTACTTTCTTTTTCGCACGATCCCCTGCCGTGACGAAGTAGAGCGCCCTTCTGCTCCTGGTAAGAGTCTCAGAAACCAATCCATGGTCTACGAAATCGCGAATGATCCGATAGACCGTACTGGTTGATACCTGCGTGCCTCGGTGATGCATCACTTGAAAGGTATCGTTTGCAGTAATACCGTCCCTGCCGACAGCCGCGATAGCTTGGTAGATGCCTATGCGCGCTATGGTTGGACGCAGTCCTGCAGCGCGAAAGTGCTGCAGGACTGGCACCTTCGCGGCAAAGAATGCGCCTTGTACGGGCTCTTCGGCGGGTGCAGCTGAAGCGGGAGTCTTGATCAGCAGATCCTGCGACCTGGATACGCTATGTAACTGCGTGTTCCTCACAGCAGATTCACTTCGCGAGTCAGCCCCGACCGCCCTGCGCGCTTGATACATTCATGCGCGCCGAAAGTCACTTGAAGCCGACACGGTCCAGCATCTGCTGGACTTTCTGCTGATTGGCTGCGACCGCTGTGACGTGTATGGTTTCCGACTTGAAACCGTTTGGACTCATCGACTGCAAGGCGGGGTTATCAATCTTCACCCCCTTGGCTGTAGGCCATTCGTTGTTGCCATTCGCAAAGTACTGTTGAGCCTCTGTCGTGGCCAAGTACTCAAGGAACTTGACAGCATTGGCTCGGTTCTTGGCGTTCTTCGCAACACCTCCACCCGCGATATTCACGTGCGTTCCCCAAGTGCCTTGATTGGGAAACATGATCGCAATCTTGTCCACAACCGCTTTGTCTTCAGGCTTGTCAGAACGCATGAGCCGGGCGACGTAATAACTATTAGTCACAGCGATTTGGCACTCGCCCGCTGCAACAGCCTTCACCTGATCTGTGTCGCCGCCCTTTGGATCTCGGGCAAGGTTGCCAACAACGCCTTTCAACCATGCTTCTGCGCTCGCTTCACCAAGATGTTCCGTGACGGAACTGAACAGGCTCAGGTTGTATGGATGGGAACCCGAGGCGCTGTTGCACAAATCGAATTGCAGACGGCATGACCCTAACCCCAGACGGACCTATGCCACAGCAGTCACCGACACGGTGTGAGGACGGCCGATCTGACTGAACCGATTGAGCAAGGCCACGCGGACATGCAGCTCCACAACCTGGCGGTCGAACGTGCGCGCGATCACCCGTTCGCCCAGTCGCTTGAAGCAGTGCATCTTCGTCTCCACAAGGCTGCGCCGGTGGTAGCCGCTCCACTTCTTCCAAATGCCGCGACCCAGGCGCTGGCACGCCCGAATGGCCTCATTACGATGCGCCGAGCCCGGACTCGACTTCTTCCAATGGCTGGCGTTCTTGCGGGGCGGGATCACCGCCATCGCGTGCCGCTCGGCAATGGCGTCCAGGCAGGCGCGCGTGTCGTAGGCGCCATCGGCACTGACGCTTTCGATGGATTCGTCAGTGGGAATCTGAGCCAGCAACCCGGGCAACATCGGCGCATCCCCAATGGCGTTGCTGGTCACCTCGATGGCGCGTATTTCCAGCGTCTGCGCGTCGATGCCCAGATGGACCTTGCGCCATTCGCGCCGGTATTCAGCACCATGCTTCTTGCGTTTCCACTCTCCTTCGCCCAGGAACTTGATGCCGGTGCTGTCCACCAGCAACTGCAGCGGCGAGTTGGTTCGCTGGTAGCTCAGTTCGACCTGCAAGGTCTTTTGGCGCCGGCAAACAGTGCTGAAGTCAGGTACCGGCCAGTCCAGCTTTGCCAGCCGCAGCAGGCTCTGCACCATGCCCAGCGCCTGTCGCAAGGGCTGGCCGAACAGGCACTTGATGCTCAGGCAGAACTGGATTGCTGCGTCCGAGAAGGTTCGGCTGCGTCCACGCCTGCCGGTCGGCGTGCCAAACCACTGCATGCCCTCATCTAGCCACATCGTCAACGAGCCTCGCGCTTTCAGCGCCGCGTTGTACGCCTTCCAGTTCGTCGTGCGGTACTTGCTCCGCTGCCTGTTCTTCGTCTCTGTCACGCAGTCAGTCTACGGGCATCAGCATCGCGATTTGTGCAACAAAGCCCATCGCCAGCACTGATGTTGTAGCTGAAATCGGTTTGATTGAAGATGCTCTTTCTGCTGGTGGTATTGTTGTATGCACTGATCGCGACTGATGTGCCCGCCGCGTTGACTGCACCTGGAAAGACGTTCTGATAGAACTTGTCCTGATCGGTAATCCTGGTGCGGTTGCGAAGAGATACGCCGTTCTCGAATTCGTGTTCAACCGAAGCGCTGAAGGCATTAAGCGTTGTTCCGGTAGGACTGCCAGCCGCATTTCCGAAGAACGTAGAGGGTGCGACCGCCACAGGCACGCCCTTGAAGTTGCTGATGCCGCGATCGGCAATGCGATCGTCCTTGAAATGCTCATATCCAAGGGTCACCAGTGTTTTAGAGCCCGCGCGCCAAGACAAGGTGGGGTTGATGCCAGATCGTTTGATCCAGACGCCATCGCGATAAGTGTCAGAGTTTTCGTACAAGGCGTTCACACGGAATGCCAACTGATCGTTAATCGGCTGATTGATGTCGGCCGTGAGGCGGCGATTGCTATTCGAGCCAAGTGTTACGGAGCCTCCCAAAGAAGGAGTCCATCCGGCTTGTTTCGCCACACGATTAATGAGACCACCCGTGGCCCCTCGACCAAAAATCATGGCGTTAGGGCCTTTGAAGACCTCCACACGCTCAATGTTGTAGAGATCTCGGTAGTACTGGACGTCATCGCGAACTCCGTCGATGAAGAAGTCCCCGGTGCTACTGATGCCACGGAAAATGGGCGTTTCGCGATTGCCTTCCCCTTGCGCAAAACCAATGCCAGGCACATAGAGCGTCGCCTCAGCCAGGCTCTGGGCTGCTTGGTCACGTATCTGATCTTTGGTCACTACGGAAATCGACTGAGGGGTATCCCGCAAAGGCGTGTCAGTCTTCGTTGCAGTTGAGCTACGGGGTGCGGCATAGCCCTCTTCTGCCTCGCTATTCACGGTCACGATAGGTAGCGAGGCGGCTTGAGCCAGCGCAGAGGCTGCAGGCATGGACAGGGTTGCTGTAGCCGCAACGATTTCAATTGCGCGGCAGATGACGTTACGCCGCGGGGAAGTAACCACACCAAAAGACTGGATTCGATTCATTTGAAGCATTGAGTGCCTTGGGAGCAGGAAGAGGAATCAGGACGCCCGCGAGATCTCGAAGACGTAGAGGCGTGGATCACGCAATATCAAAATGCGACTTGTTCTCATTCGCAATCAAATGTATCAATGCAAAAGTAGTTCTGTCAAGTTCTACTATTTGATAGAGTGCCGCCCCACAGACGAGCAAGTGACAGGCGCGTGAGGGTCTTTAACGCGGGATGTAGCTTCGACTTGTGCTTAGTCAGGGCGCGATGGGTCAGTCAACCCGCATGCATAAAGCGAGAAGACAGTAGTTGTTTGAAGGTCTACTTGACCGTGTCCTGACAGGAAATGGGGATACGCCTGGTTGCGTAACTCAAGAAGTTTTGTCAACGCGAGCCGTGCGGACACCGCTGATCTGCCCTCGCACAACCTTCCAGAAGTTCTTTGTGCCATCGACCAAACGCCATGCATTTGAGCGGTGAGCTAAGACACCGACTTCTG
This region of Acidovorax sp. GBBC 1281 genomic DNA includes:
- the tnpA gene encoding IS66-like element accessory protein TnpA → MNDQDTPSKRRRREHSPMFKRELVARSLVPGASVAAVALQAGINSNLLFAWRRMHLSTQEQPQTPAPPQPSPMLLPVTIEAAPVAPCPSPTAAAPRQPGGTIEIDVGGARVRLRGAVDEASVRHVLQTLKALA
- a CDS encoding nuclear transport factor 2 family protein — protein: MTNNTQPKEHTAVLQLLHAYHEAMVAARIDVLDDLLEPGFTLTHITGYVQPRAEWLGVVRDGHFDYHHIDVKVSALSLHLAGSTAELHGRGVFDATINGMKRPWSLRFKLHLVLHDRSVWRIAHATYAAH
- a CDS encoding MFS transporter; amino-acid sequence: MNTESPRREKSLLLAGYAMIVIGNSIVITGLPSIRDGLGFSAAGLSWVQNSYALAFGGFMLLGARAGDLLGRCLVFMIGLGIFTAASLAIGLGTTPAWLIGSRAMRSAMGFFFYTTQYLQGVLGMRPLWAGIAFFPSMLVNFLGALAAPRIAQRFGQGTVLSGAPLLSIIGMAWLGLLSTDTPFVTGVAVPMLLVGAGIGSALASLTISGITGVAPEDAGSASGLVGVAHQLGGALGLPVMVVVYACATAPAAATSLAEAVHRIAAALGAGAVLLSMALLTVLVCITRRRPMVEPVPS
- a CDS encoding SDR family oxidoreductase — translated: MRKDVVVVIGAGGIGIAIARRQGFGKTLLLADFNEKTLESAAAELRGASYAVETHPVDVSSRESVQALARAAAALGPVVQVINTAGLSPNMAPVDQILKVDLYGTAVVFDEFEHVVASGGSGLVISSMAGHMMPALPPEQDRALAYTPTEELLDLPFLQGDAIPNTLVAYMMAKRANMLRVQAAAMTWGERGARVNALSPGIIVTPLARHELESEIGDIYRGMVAESPSKRMAPPDEIAIAASFLLGSDAGFITGADLLIDGGVIAAMRAGKLPTPG
- a CDS encoding LysR family transcriptional regulator, which gives rise to MARFDDLAAFAAVVRAKSFTRAAAQIGVSQSALSQTVRTLERKLDLKLLNRTTRSVSPTEAGQRLYDTVAPRFSDIETELAVLGELRGKAAGTVRISATEHAVRSVIWPRLEPWLSNYPDIRIEISSDNRFIDIVADRYDIGVRLGGDVAKDMIAVRLATDMKMAVVGSPTYFAARGMPTSPQDLTEHDCIGMRLPTHGGLMTWDFQRRGRSMTVHVSGRLIFSNGDLIVSAATTGHGLGWVPEDMILDQIANGRLVRALSDWSITYPGYHLYYASRRASPALSLVIEALRATSN
- a CDS encoding IS630 family transposase; translated protein: MPNATTRTEIALSEVERAELTSMARSRSLPAALSLRARIVLTCEGTDKASTAVAQALGISRSTVTKWRGRYARHRIAGLYDELRPGRPRTVDDERVAELITKTLHTKPADGGTHWSTRTLAADTGISKSTVARYLQTFNLKPHRADSFKLSTDPLFIEKLRDVVGLYLNPPDNALVLCVDEKSQCQALERTQPMLPMGFGYVEGVTHDYVRHGTTTLFAALNVMNGQVIAQCRPRHRHQEFLAFLRAIDKAVPDELDVHCIADNYASHKHPKVRAWLAERPRWHMHFVPTYSSWLNQVERFFSIITTRAIRRGSFTSVKDLINKIDTFIANYNQSCQPFTWTATADSILEKLARLCGRINGTGH
- the tnpA gene encoding IS66-like element accessory protein TnpA → MNDQDTPSKRRRREHSPMFKRELVARSLVPGASVAAVALQAGINSNLLFAWRRMHLSTQEQPQTPAPPQPSPMLLPVTIEAAPVAPCPSPTAAAPRQPGGTIEIDVGGARVRLRGAVDEASVRHVLQTLKALA
- the tnpB gene encoding IS66 family insertion sequence element accessory protein TnpB (TnpB, as the term is used for proteins encoded by IS66 family insertion elements, is considered an accessory protein, since TnpC, encoded by a neighboring gene, is a DDE family transposase.), coding for MIGLPTSTRVWIVAGHTDMRKGFNGLSAMVQTALAANPFCGHVFVFRGRRGDMLKVLWFDGQGLLLLAKRLERGRFVWPQAQGGKVSLTPAQLSMLLEGIDWRMPMRTDQPALAA